One window of the Epinephelus moara isolate mb chromosome 24, YSFRI_EMoa_1.0, whole genome shotgun sequence genome contains the following:
- the LOC126386208 gene encoding T-complex protein 11-like protein 1: MPNQRDEAADDSPADLPCLEKLDSPTGSPPTASLSSLMELENCVSNLNLAHEIVLNRDFCFKPRSPPTDSLEGRVTEIVHRAFWDSLQEQLSSDPPNYSHAVTLLQEVKTMLQSLLLPGHVRLRAQLDEVLDMELIQQEVDHGALDLHRLAGYIINTMASLCAPVRDPVVRALRDLEDPVELLREIFRVLGLMKADMVNFTIQSLRPHLMQQAVQYERAKFQQILDKQPASLDDTTAWLQAAASEEASAVRAQSESPSPDSRGPVSATAVLNRAYMRLLRWDPQDQKYPETVLMDRARLDALGQRLQMLVLEASVLLLTNAQCGGAVFSLQGFIGKLRQSVTALLEGSHTREADLKGALLGLGEKVLQLVTEAVSGQGEAVLPQESQDLLKGQISELWKHNNPVRTLIGERVQGFLQAMLQGGPAKRSPELPAPLGLVSAELAELGTAFGQIVHFNRTVFGPFYAPILRKLLFPPGEAETREDSR; this comes from the exons ATGCCAAATCAAAGAGACGAGGCCGCTGATGATTCCCCCGCTGACCTTCCCTGTCTGGAAAAACTTGACTCTCCCACAG GGAGCCCACCCACCGCCTCATTATCCAGTCTGATGGAGCTGGAAAATTGTGTTTCCAACCTGAACCTCGCACATGAGATAGTGCTGAACAGAGACTTCTGCTTCAAACCCAGGAGCCCTCCTACAGACAG CCTGGAGGGCAGGGTGACGGAGATTGTTCACCGAGCGTTTTGGGACAGTCTTCAAGAGCAGCTGAGCAGTGATCCTCCAAACTACAGCCATGCTGTCACTCTGCTCCAGGAAGTCAAGACT ATGCTTCAGTCCCTGCTGCTGCCCGGTCACGTTAGACTGAGAGCTCAGCTGGACGAGGTGCTGGACATGGAGCTGATCCAGCAGGAGGTCGATCATGGAGCTCTGGATCTCCACAGACTGGCAGGATACATCATCAACACCATGGCATCTTTGTGTGCACCTGTGCGAGACCCAGTAGTCAGGGCACTGAGGGACCTCGAGGACCCTGTGGAGCTCTTGAG GGAGATCTTCCGTGTCCTGGGCCTGATGAAGGCCGACATGGTTAACTTCACCATCCAGAGCCTGAGGCCTCACCTCATGCAGCAGGCCGTGCAGTACGAGAGGGCCAAGTTTCAGCAGATCCTGGACAAGCAGCCAG CCTCTCTGGACGATACTACGGCTTGGCTTCAGGCAGCAGCGTCAGAAGAGGCTTCGGCTGTCAGAGCTCAGTCTGAGTCTCCCAGCCCTGACAGCCGAGGTCCTGTCAGCGCCACCGCTGTCCTCAACCGGGCCTACATGCGTCTGCTACGCTGGGACCCACAAGACCAGAAGTATCCTGAG ACTGTGCTGATGGACCGAGCCCGCCTGGACGCCCTGGGCCAGAGGCTCCAGATGCTGGTTCTGGAGGCGTCAGTGCTGCTCCTGACTAACGCTCAGTGTGGGGGCGCCGTTTTCTCCCTGCAGGGGTTTATAGGTAAACTCAGGCAGTCCGTCACTGCCCTGCTGGAGGGCAGTCACACCAG GGAAGCTGACCTGAAGGGGGCGCTGCTGGGGCTCGGGGAGAAAGTGCTGCAGCTGGTGACTGAGGCTGTGAGCGGCCAGGGAGAAGCAGTGCTGCCTCAGGAGAGCCAGGATCTGCTGAAAGGACAAATCTCAGAGCTGTGGAAGCACAACAACCCTGTCCGCACACTCATAG GAGAAAGGGTACAGGGCTTCCTCCAGGCCATGCTGCAGGGCGGCCCCGCTAAAAGGAGTCCAGAGCTGCCCGCTCCCCTCGGGCTGGTGAGCGCTGAGCTAGCCGAGCTGGGGACGGCCTTTGGGCAAATCGTCCACTTCAACCGAACGGTCTTTGGTCCCTTCTACGCACCCATCCTCAGGAAACTGCTGTTCCCACCAGGAGAGGCGGAGACCAGGGAGGACTCACGCTAG